In Camelina sativa cultivar DH55 chromosome 17, Cs, whole genome shotgun sequence, the genomic stretch tctcttttttttcttttccggaATACtaaatatgtttacttttttgtaattataCTCTCTGGCATTGAAAATTTGAGTCAACAAATACACTCGTTAACAGGCTCTGCTCATTATAAATTAGCCCAGAGTAGGGAGGCCCAAACTCATGGATTGCGAATGGGTAGGAATCCTACCGTAGGATGTTGAAGATGGCAGCTCGGTCTGTTTTAAGACCGACTCTATCTATTTTGACCtcaaagttttgattcaaaAGTTCAAAGGCTCTTTTTGataagagaaacaacaaaaaggtGGATTATCTCAGTAGCACACTCACaagaactctttttttcttttaagtcttCATCAAAATCTTGATATAGAGAATCATACTGCAACATAGCAATAATACCCTACGAACTTATCGATTTCTCCTTGAAAATGCGAGGGAGAATCTCATGTGCACCGATATCCAAAGCTTGCGGTTCCCTGAAATCAAAACTCCAACTCTTAGAtacaaaagtttgaatctttgataCAACCAAGATACTACAATAACTTGTGTAAAGTCATGGGTACTTCATCAAATTCTTAAAGCCCATTGTAAAACCAAGAAGATTAAGTGTCAGAGAAAGAACCTGCACAAAGTTTGGCCCTTTTCGTTTGAGCTAGGGATGAACCAAACTTTTCGAATAGAGGGAGATTCAAACTGAACAAAGATTCCATCATTTTGTCCAAGTTTCCATTTCCTTGAGCCTTGACCTTTCCATACCTGTGAAATACCGTTTAACCATTAGTCCATATATACAAACCAGAAAGATAGAAGACTCTTTTAGTTTagcaagcaaaaaaacaaaagacagatGTGATTCACCTGTGGGTAGGATATACTACTCTTTGGTGTTACTAAGCAAGCAGCCTTGGAAAATGACTCTTCTGCGTATTGCCTCAGATACGTAAAGCAGTTACTGTGCGTATCAGGTGACTGAAAAGCCTGAAGTAggaaaacaaattgttttagcaaaaaaaaaatgattgctGGTAAGATCTCAAGTTGGGTCATGCCCTTAATACCTTATCGATGTTGACAGCTGGTGCGTACTTATCGGTTTGTGTTTTCTCTTTGTCAAGAAGGAAATAGACTCTAGTATCGACCTTAGATGTCTCGTGCCACGACTTCACAGCTGTTTCCATTGTCTCAACAATAAAAGCAAACATCTCTTTCCAACAGTCTTCAGTTCCATAGGTATCAGACTGCAAGTATTCATTCATATGGAGACAAAACCAATTTCAGAAACTGAGCTGGAAGAATAAACTATACGAAAGGCTTATACTGATTTACTGGAATTACACTTGGATAATAGAAAAAACAGGAACTAACCATTTCAGATTTAAAACTTTCAAGATGCTTGGCCATGTCGACATTAGATCTCAGAGTCTCGAGTTCTTGAGCTCTCTGTTTGTCCTTCTGCAACTGACCGAGCCTCTTGATCTTTCTAGAAACTTCAGTGCTCTTTGGGTTGTGCTGCAGAGCCATTTCAAATGCAGCTAAAGCCTGAAACAATCATCACAACTTTAACTACCATGGTACCGTGATAAGAATTTAGATAGAACCAAAATATTGGAAATTTACATCTTCGTATTTTTCCATGGCTTCAAGCACACAACCTTTCCTGAAGTACCCCTGAAGAAGATATATCAGAAAAGTCATCGTTCAcataatgataatgataatatgttgttgatgatgaaaccgaaaagaagaaaaaaaacaaaaatgctcATGTTTACCTTCTCCCACTGAGGGTTGAGTTTGATGGTAGTGTCAGCATCAGCTAAGGCTTTGCTAAGTTTAACTAGACTCAAAAATGCAGCAGCTCGGTTACTGCAACggagaaaagaaaagctttATTACACTAAAATACTCTACTCACATTGACTCAACATCAATGTTCCAATTCACAGAACCTAAAAACTTCAACTTTTAAGTATTCATAATCACAATTAAGGAGAAAGCAATTGAGGTTAAAAGCCTATTACATATTGTTCCACCTAAGCAATCTGATATTCAGGTCTATAACATATCTGACAAGAGAAAAAACCAGATCTTCTGAGGATTGAAAGAAACCCCAACAATCAGATTCGAAAGATTCGTAAAGGTATCATTTTGATCGAAACCCAAAAGGAATCGTAAaccgtagaagaagaagaagagaaaacctgtaaagagtAGCGTTAGAAGGATCGAGCTTGATGGCTTGGGTATAGAGAGCAGCAGCTTTAAGGTAGTTGCCAGCTTTGAAGAACTCGTTGCCTTTGTCCTTGAGAGATTTCTCCGCTTCTCCTCCACCATTAGTTGCCTTGCCTGATTCCACCACTCTCTCCGCCATCATTTACCCAAATCTTCGTAAAAAAAAGTATCGAAGTGAGATTGCTTCTGTTTCTGCTTTtctattttagggtttatacaCTTCCCTTCTTCCTTTCTGGGATTTCTATTTTCTCTACTTAAACTAATTGTATCgttttatataaatcaaaatcatatactaCTACTATCTCTCTTTTAATTGTTGAACAGGTTCTCTAGTAACAATCAGAAAAATGTGGATATGATTCAAAACTCTTATGGATGGTAGTCAATATGGaccaaattaattttgttgagGGCAAATGAAAAgcctaataaaaataaatgggCCTGAAATCTGTAGATAAATAAAAGATTAGGCCACATTCAACTCCACCGACAACCGACGGTTCAAAGACGGTAAAACGCTAATCATCATTAATTTTGACTCTTTTCGTTTGATTTATCCCAAACCCATTTTGTtttgctctctcttttttttttctttgccgtGTACACTacgatttttatttaattttaaattgattgtgtttttctttatattaattAACCTATAATTAATTGTGTTTTGACCggaataattataaaaatatatataaagctctcgcagaaacaaaaaaaaaaaaaagagaaagagaaaacgtATGAAGGCTGTAAagtactccctccatttcaaaatataagatgttttgagtaaaacacgcatattaagaaataattattttaaaaagggaaaaaagcttaaaaatacctcatctattttttatttggaagtttaatacctcgtcttttttggttggaaaaaaaatacctcatttaattaaaacgtgTGATTTAATacttaaactaataaattttgttagtttcatacttacgattttttgacaaaaataaaattccgtttttacccttactatatcaattaataattaattttaaatgatttggtattaatttataattttatttgaattaaaattaataaaagaaatattaaataaacttaattttaattcaaataaacctataaattaagaaaaattcttgggtttacaaaagagtgattagggtttagattttataattaaatgaaattatatatcggtttgggtttacaaaatagtggttagggtttagattttataattaaacaaaattatatgtcggtttgggtatACAAATAGTggtagggtttagattttacaatcaaacaaatttatatgtcggtttgggtttataaaagaatggttagggtttagattttaaaattaaaaaaaaaaatatgtcggtttgggtttataaaagagtgcttagggtttagattttacaattaaacaaaattgtattttaatttgggtttataaaaaatgattagggtttaaattacataattaaacaaaattatatgtcggtttggatttataaaaaagtaatttagatttacatattataattaaaaactataatataatgtttagaattaataactttaaaattgaatgatatacagattttgtttctttaattaataatttgtttccctAATTAAGTGGGGATGAATCCAAGAATTGTCCATAAATTAATACcaagtcatttaaaattaattattaattgatatagtaagggtaaaaacggaattttatttttgtcaaaaaatcgtaagtatgaaactaacaaaatttattagtttgagtATTAAATCAcacgttttaattaaatgaggtatttttcttccaacaaaaaaagacgaggtattaaacttccaaataaaaaatagatggggtatttttaagtttttttcccttttaaaaaagttcaaccaattataaacaagaTTGCATAATAGaaagtattaaactaatctaaaagttgcatagaaaattgaaaacatcctatattatgaaacaaaaatattttctaaaacatcttatattatgaaacggaaggagtattTGATTCATTATTAATGAGAATTTGGTGGGACTTAATTTGGTAGCACGTAGCCTGTAGTTTTCATTAATTAGGAAAACACattatttaaacctttaaattttgtaagatTAGAAATTGTTGATGGGAAATCATGCAACTACCAAAATATGTACAATAAATTGTAGCATTTTACTCACCAAACTATCTTATGTTAAAACTAATTAGTAAGGAGATTACTGTATGAAAATAATTagttagtaaaataaataaacgcgtccttgtctctctctctctctcttattagCTCTTTAAACCCTTAGTATCGAAGCATATCGTTTTCAGTTTGAATCTTCAATTCATCTCAGATTTAGATCCAGACGCGAAAATTTTCAGAGCAAAGATCTTTTGCATTGTTCGTCTCTTACTTTGTAATGCTGTTGATCTTAATTTTGGAACCGACTCGATCGATTGACTCGTTCTAATTTTGGATCCCTGCTTTGTTGACTCGGCGAGTTTGGTTTAGGGGGATGGGAGGTGTGCCTTCAACGCCGCGAAACTccggtggtggtgatgatgtttCGGTGTCGGAGTACCTCATTGCTACTTTTGTAGGTGAGAAATCGTTTCCATTAGCGTCTGATTTCTGGAACAAGCTCCTTGAGCTTCCGCTCAGTTCTCGGTGGCCTACTGATCGTGTTCAACAAGCCTGTGAACTTTTCGGttagtcatcattctcatgcgAATTGTGCTGTTTTCGAATTCACTATGAGCAAATGATATTGTATGTTAATGACGACCTAGTGgaaattgaattttgtttcagCACAAAGCAATGGATACACGAGGCACCTTGCAAAGCTATTGATTCATCTGTCTTGGTGTTTGCAAGAGCTTCTTCAAGATTCTGATGCTCAGTCTTCTTCTATCTATAAGAAAGCTGTTAATGCAACCTATATTTCATCTGTATTTTTAAAGCACTTGATTGAGAATGGTAAAAGTGATTGTCTCGAGGAGTTGCATCTTTCTCTTGACGAAAGTGAGCCAGTTCCACATGGCTTTGTAATGGGTAATGAgactctctctccctctctactAGTTCTTAAGTTATTTCTAGCGTTAAGGTAATGTTAAGCTGGCTTTATAAAGACTGTGTATTAATGGCAGATCAAGACATCCAGAATTTTGTCATGCATAGTGTACTGAGCTTCATTGGATCAACTGAAGTGAGGTATGCCATGCTTTATTCTGTATCTTCGTTATCCTAAAACAGTTTCTGTATTCAATTTTCCATTCTCCTGATTTTCATCATTTATTTGGCAAGTCCCAACTCGTATGTTCTACATCAGGAACTTCTGAACTTCATGCTTGTTACAATGTCGACACAGCTTCTCTCCGGACCTTCACCTGGACCAAGAGATGCAAACCCCTTTATTGATGCAGCCATGGCTCAGGTAACTAATTTTTCCTTATCTTTCTCATAGATTTTTACCTTCATCAATTTACACCCGTTCCTATTCCTCAACAAACTTCAGGAAAAATCTCTAGTTTGTCTGGCGGTCAGGAGATTGCTACTTAATTATATTTCCCGACACCGTACTCCTCCAAATGCAAAATCGTATTTGTATTCTGATGGAGATCAGCAAGGCATTTTGGAAAGAGTTGGTTCTGCCGCTGGTAGGTGTTCGTGTATTACttcatatataatgtattcTCGTACTAACTTGTCCATATTGACCTTTTTGTATTGCCTTTTCGTTGCATATGTTTTCCTCTTTAGCTTCGTGAAACATCCCATGTATTCATgagaactttttttctttttttttttatatgcagCAACTTTTGTGCTCTTGCCTTTGAACTATCTTGTAAATAACAGTGGCGGGTCAAAAAATCCACTAGCGGAGTGCAGCCTTCATGTTTTACTTATCCTCATCAACTACCACAAGTCTATCATGAGTGATGAGTCTATGACGGA encodes the following:
- the LOC104754547 gene encoding serine/threonine-protein phosphatase 5; its protein translation is MMAERVVESGKATNGGGEAEKSLKDKGNEFFKAGNYLKAAALYTQAIKLDPSNATLYSNRAAAFLSLVKLSKALADADTTIKLNPQWEKGYFRKGCVLEAMEKYEDALAAFEMALQHNPKSTEVSRKIKRLGQLQKDKQRAQELETLRSNVDMAKHLESFKSEMSDTYGTEDCWKEMFAFIVETMETAVKSWHETSKVDTRVYFLLDKEKTQTDKYAPAVNIDKAFQSPDTHSNCFTYLRQYAEESFSKAACLVTPKSSISYPQVWKGQGSRKWKLGQNDGIFVQFESPSIRKVWFIPSSNEKGQTLCREPQALDIGAHEILPRIFKEKSISS